The genomic stretch GCCGCTGGCAGTACCGCCTGGACGTAAACGCCTTTGGGTTTCAGTTCGAGATCCATGGCTAGGGACAGGTAGAGAACGAACGCCTTGGTCGCGCCATAAACGCTCATCCCCAGTTCGGGAGCGAGGGCAACCACGGAGGCGATATTGACGATAGCACCGGCACCGGCCTGTGAAAAGCGCGGCGCGACTGCTGCGGCGAGGCGTGCCACGGCAGTCGTGTTCAGATCGACAAGCGAGGCGATGGCGTCAGGCGTTTGTTCGACGAAAGTGCCCGGAATGGCTGTCCCGGCATTATTGATCAACACGCCAATACGCGCATCATCGCGCAGTCGATCCTCTACCTGCCTGAGTTCCGAGACGTTTGCCAGATCAGCCTTGATGATTTCGACATTGACGCCGCTTTCGGCTTTGAGCTTTGCCGCGAGCTCTTTCATGCGAGCATCGTTTCGTGCAACCAGCACAAGGTCATGGCCGCGCTTCGCAAATCGATCTGCATACATGGCGCCGATACCGGCGGAAGCGCCCGTAATGAGCACCGTTGGTTTCTTGGACATCCCGTTTGCTCCTTCTTGAAGCAGTTAAGGTGTATAGATTATAAGCGTAATCTATGAAATCAGACACGCCGGCCGGCCGGGGCAACGCTGACGAAGCCACTCGGCCTACCTTCAGGTTGGCTATATTCGCGGCGCCCAGTGTAGGTCGGCGACGCATTCACTGTAGCGAACGTCGCGTCGGGCCTCGAGAGTGGTTAGTCAAACCGAAAGTTACTGAGGTCGATCGACACAAGCAGCACGTCGAGGACAGGGTTCATGTCAGGCCCGCGTAAATAAGCCC from Paraburkholderia phytofirmans OLGA172 encodes the following:
- a CDS encoding SDR family NAD(P)-dependent oxidoreductase, which gives rise to MSKKPTVLITGASAGIGAMYADRFAKRGHDLVLVARNDARMKELAAKLKAESGVNVEIIKADLANVSELRQVEDRLRDDARIGVLINNAGTAIPGTFVEQTPDAIASLVDLNTTAVARLAAAVAPRFSQAGAGAIVNIASVVALAPELGMSVYGATKAFVLYLSLAMDLELKPKGVYVQAVLPAATRTDIWTHVGRDVDTISGVMNVDELVDAALVGFDRRETVTIPPLPDDAQWDAYEAARQAMLPNFAQTHAAARYRG